TCTCTGTCCAAGACAAAACATTTCCCATCTCCAGGCCTTTGCACCAGTAGCTTGCTGAGTCCACCTGGTAGAATCGCAAATTTCTGTCCAAGAACAGCTCAGGTGCTACTTCCTACAAAGAGGCTCCCCATTGTTATCATTtccttgaaataattttttatttgcattcatGCGTATctgttttattctcttccttcctcactgTAGAATGTCAGCTCCCCGAGAACAGGAATGACTCCTTATTCTCTCTTTacctttgttctttcctttctttcaggtCTCACCATAATCCGATAGCATCCTTCCTTCTCAGACTCTTTTGCAACCCTGCTCCACATTTCCCCTGTGACTTAGGAGTGAAAGGGACTTTTGAGGCTAGTCcaataacttcattttacaaagaaggaaactaagACACACTCAGGGAAATTGACTGCCCAAAGCCTCCTAGGTGGCAGAGTTggtttggatttgaacccaggccttgtGCCCTCAAATCCAGGGCTCTTTCTGCCATCCTGTGTCGTCTCCTCAGTATCCTGCCTTCTCCACCTCTGTGTTTGGCATTTTCCAAGACCCATCTCCTCCCTGAAGTGAAAAGTACTAACTGTTCTCTCTGGGGGTCCTACAGAAAGAGCTGCCTTTGAGGGTACCCGCGGCAGTTGGAGCTCTTATCCCCTGTTTCTGCTATTAATCTCTTCTTCTCTTGCTCTATCCTCAGGGTTACAGCAAAGGCAAGATGGCGGACTGGGACACTAGCAACACCACGCTAGCCCCCTCCCCTCTGCCCAACATTACCAGCCCACACCAGTGTTTGCTTCTTCTCTATGAGGACATCGGCACCTCCAGGTGAGTGGGAGGGGACACAGCTGGGGAGCCTGTGCTGCTGCAGGGCAGGGACATCCTAAGAAGCACCTCCCTGGGTCTTGTGGGGCCATGAGGGCCAGGGTGTCATGGTgatgggaggagggggaggaggtgggTTGGGCTGGCCTCCCTAATCTAGTCTTGGCCTGTGGCTCAGGGTGCGGTACTGGGACCTCGTGCTGCTAATCCCCAATGTGCTGTTCTTCACTTTCCTGCTCTGGAAGCTGCCATCGGCTCGGGCCAAGATACGTATCACCTCCAGCCCCATCTTTACCACTTTCTATATCCTGGTGAGTCCTGGGGCgttcctccccccacctccaacACTGCCGGCACctcatttttatagttgaggaaattgggaACCAGAGAGGTCCAATTTCACTTGCCAGTCCCAGGGAATTTGCTTTGTTCAGACCCCTCTCTGGGAACAAAGGAGATAATGTTTGAATAAACAGTGCTtaatacatagtaggcacttaataaatacttcccaCTGTGCCTCTACTGCTGCTTGTATGTTTTGTCTGGGCAGTTTCATAACTATGGGCTTCAGGGGACTGGTAGAGCAGGTAGTCCTTAGGGATCCCATTAAGCCGAGGAAGTGAGAGGCCTCCGAACTTGGGATCTCTTCCTCTGGGACCCCCTCATTATCCACACTGGCCTGCAGGTTGCTCCCACCAAATGCTAGTTTGGACAGCCCTAATTCTTGTCCTGCCATTGCATTTTAGAAACAAGTTTGGCTTTTGGTAGGGTCCAAGGCTGTATAGTCTGAGACTTAACTCCTGTCATGGTGTTCTTTTGGGGGAATCAGTGTCAGGAGGAGCTGAAGAGGACTGAAGGCCTGGTTTTATTCAGGTCTCTTGGTGGTAGCTAGGTGGCCTAggggatagaatactggactggagtcaggacgcgctgagttcagatccagcctcagatattaactgtgtgatcctgggccagtcatttaaatttctgcctgcctcactttcctcaactgtaaaataggcatCATAATAGcaccagagttgttgtgaggatcaaatgagatcatacttGTTAAGCGGcacagcacagtgtctggcacgtAGTAAGTGCTTAAGAGAGGGTTGTTCCCTGTGCAGTCTGAGGCTGGGAGCAAGGATTGGAGGCACCTGCTCAGCTGACCCCAGAGAGGATACTGAATTTGGTGTCAGAAGTGCTGAGTGTGAGTTCTGTCATCATCTCTTCCTCACTAAAGGGCCTTGTTGGATAGATTTCATTTGAAGAAACATTTAATTAATgtgtactatgtgccaggcattgtgctgagtgCGGGCCCTAAGTTTTATTCTCAGTAAGCTCAGGTTGTGATAATAACTGCCTACATCCTTGGGTGAGAGTTTTTATGAACTGTGACATTAAATCACAAATTcctgttaaaaaattatttgaaacttttaaaacatcttttatttttatatttactttcactttctattatattcttctttattcCACTACCCAGAGagctattctttaaaaacaaagcataaaaaagaaggaaggggaaaagacaaTTAAGCAAAACTAGCCAAGTTATCAACTGAACCGCAAAGCATATCCAGTGTTTCACACCCATGGGTCCCCAACTCAGCAAACAAGGGAAGAAGATGCATTTTCTCATCCCTTTTTTGGATCCATGCTTGGTATTTATAATTAGCACTCAGCTTTAATTGGGGAGGGAGAGTATTTCACTTTGTCATGTATATTCTGATTCTGTTTTACTCTGTATCAATTAATATGTTTCCTCATgcttttcctgttattttcagATTCATCTTAGGATTGACACACAGCAAGCATCTGACaaattctctatatgtttctccctatctgtctttctctttcttttggtaCAGTATCATTTCATTGCCTTCATAAGCCACCATTTTATAGAATCATTATTATGTGAGACAGCGAGGAAATACAGCTAAGCATTTGCAAATAGCTCTTGAGGCAATTTCTAGTCTGTCCCTTCTTGGTCCTTGGCACCCATCATTCCTCCTTCCAGAACCTCTTTATCCCAGACATCCTCTTCCCTGAGGATTTTCCCTTTCTAATTCAATTCCTATTGGATTATCCTGAGATTAGTCTACTCTCACTAAAGTACTGGAGCATGTGGGTAAGCCTACTTAGAGTAAGATCATAGGTTATGGATAGATTCATAGAgttgttacagatgaagaaactgaggttcagagaagttaaatgattccCAGATTTctacatagccagtaagtgtttgATGAATGATTTGAATACAATCCTTCTGGATTCTGTTCGTTACATTAGGCTGCCTCACTGAGTACAACATGGCTTTGCTGGGTCTGGAGAGCTTTATGAATGTTTAAAAGTCAGTCTAACCAGCCTTGTGCACAAATCCCAATTGTTTGCAGCCCTTGCTTGGTGCAAGGAGCACAGGCTTTGCAGCACGTGCCGTCTCTTGTAGTAATTCCTATTTCTCTAGTACATTATGGCTTCCAAAGCTCCTTCCTCACAAGAACCTGAAGAGGATGAGACAAGGAAGAGtagtattcccattttccagCTAAGAAAACCCAGGTTCAGAGAGGTAACATAGCTCGCTCCTTGCAGTCCTAAGGAATATCATGCTTCCTCATAAGCTTCTTCAAGATCAGGACTGTGTACTTTATCTTCTCGTCTCCAGTGTAGAACATTGTGCACTTCCTTGAGTTATCTTGAACTTCACAGCAAATTCAGTGAGGTAAAAAAGGACAGATGAGGAGACGACGGATCTGGAGAGAGAGTCAGGTAGTGAGTGGGTAGTACAGATGGGATCAGACAGGACTAGATGGGAGCAGAAGCCCATTCTCCCTGGTGTctggcctagtgctctatccacttcactgcACTGTCCTACaacatgagtgtgtgtgtgtgtgtgtgtgtgtgtgtgtgtgtgtggtgtatgtgtgtgtgcagcCCTGTTGGAGGGCAGGGAGAAAATCTGCTTTGTGTTCACCCTCCCTTTCACTCCCCCTAGTGCACTCAGCAAGATGGAGGTTAGTTTCCTGCTCCTTTAAACCCTGGATCTCCATAGGATTCCAGCCCAGCTCATTTTTTTGCTACATCCTTTCTCTGACTTGACTTGTGTCAAGTGAGTGCATGGGAGAGCACTTTCCATAGACACGTGCATTGGTAAATGTGAATTGTTAGTGGCTGTGCTTCCTGGGCTCTCTTCTGGGCCCTTCCATCTTGGGTCCAGAGGATCGTGAAATGGGAGCTAGAAGAGATTCTGGAGGCCATTTAGTTCAAGTCTCATTTTATATGTtgggaaaccgaggcccagaaaAGTTTTCCATGGTTTTACACAGGTAGCAGAATTGGGAATGAATTTAGGCCCTcttatattctttccattgttcCACCTGCCATTTCCTTTCTTGTGACCTATTTGGTGGAAGTTTGCTCCCTGGACTGTGCTTGTACCTTTGCTAGGGCTTTTCTCTTTACCAAATCATGACCTACTTTAATAGCTCTTTAGGAATCACCCCACTGTGACGTCTTTCTGGATTTGCCCCCACAGTTGCCTTCAGCCAGTAGTTTTCAGATGGCTGTCCTCTTGACATACCTGTTTGTCTGGAATGGTTTGAGTGTTTCCTGTGTCCCTGGCTCTTTCAGCTCTGTGGGACGGGGCTGGTTTTGTCTCTCTCCAGTTCCCAGACTGAGCTACTGCACGGATGGGATGGGGGTGGGCACTGGAGGGAGAGAAAGTCACAGGTCTGGGGCAGTTCTGGACTGCGGCCCTTGCTGGGCAATCTAAGTCTGGTGGCCCCAGCTGGCTGGCTCCTGAGCCTAGGATGCGGGCGTCCTAAGCCTTAATCATCATGGCCTTCCCAACAGGTGTTTGTGGTGGCTCTGGTGGGCATAGCCCGGGCCGTGGTCTCTATGACAGTCAGTACTTCAGATGCAGCAACAGTGGCTGATAAGGTGAGTGTGGGCATGGGAGGAGAACCTACTTGTCACTGCTCTGTAGGAGTGGAACTGTTAATATCACAGAgggagtatgagtgtgtgtgtgtgcgtgcatgcacaggcatgtgtgtacatgtatctATGAGTGttcatgtgtgtgtgcacacatgtgtacatgcatgtgtgaGCATGTGGGCATGTGGATGGGAGGTAAGGGAAGAGGATTTGGGACTGGTAGGTGAGGGAAGAGAAATTAGGATGTGTCTGGCACAGGGGCAAAGAGTGGCAGAGATTAAGTACCTTGGGatctatttatttcctctttcacctttcccttaatttctatatttttcagatTTTATGGGAAATCACTCGCTTCTTCCTTCTGGCCATTGAACTGAGTGTGATCATTCTGGGTCTCGCCTTTGGTATGGATTGAGCTGAGGACATTGGGCTCTAAGGGCAGCAGGAGGGCAGTTTTTTGGGGGAACAGACTAGGGAACCTCATGTGGGCTCAGCTTCCCAGAGGTGGCCCTCACTGGCCACTTGGGTCATCTTCCAGGTCACCTGGAGAGTAAATCCAGCATCAAACGAGTCTTGGCCATCACCACGGTTCTGTCCCTGGCCTACTCAGCCACTCAGGTAAAAGGGAGAGTGGGTTTCCGTGTGGGGAGGGCAGAGGTCAGATAGTGCTCCGTGCAATGAGCATATATTAAACACAAGGCAGTGTGGGCACAAGGACCAAAATGAGATAGGCCCTGCCTTCCAGGGGGTTACTTTCTAGAGGGAAATACAAAGAGACACAGGGCAAGTGCAGGAAGTAAATAGAGTAgacacaaagtaatttcaagagagaGGATGCTATAGAGGGATATCAGGAATCGCATCCTGTAGGAAGGAGCATCTGGgctttgaagaaagctaaggaaGCTCTTATGTAGCAGTGAGGAAGGGCCTGTTTGGGCAAAGTGTTGTATGCATGCACGCATccatcatatacacacacacacacatatacataaataaataaaatatatatatatatatatatatatatatataaagtgtacatatgtaatatgtatgtatgtgtgtatgtctatatgcatataaatatgtatttgtatatgtataagtgGAAACCCAAATCTGTTGTGAGAGGCGCATGTTCTTTCACTTATTTGTACAGTTGAATTTCTTTTAGATGTCTAAAACCAAAAACACCTCAGATTTTTCACGCTGTTTGTAGCCACAAAGAACAGAAATATTTGTTTAGGCTTTTGGGACAGATTTTGGTGTCTGACAGACACCTGTGTGACCCCTTCTGTTCccttattttgaaaagaaagggcagagccaagagaacCTCCCACAACCCTGACCTCCCCTCTCTCCCGGATATGAGACCTCagcaccctcattttacagaaggaaaaaggaagggaaggatttcTTGGAGTCCGGTGGAATAAATCGGTGCCAGAGACCTGGGCCCAAGGCTCCTATGGCTAGCATGATGGAGTGTCTctgaaggggagagggggagaagagcACCCCCAAGAAATCTGTGACCAATTATTCCAGTCAAAGAAAGGGTACTAGCAGGCAATGAAGCCTTTATAAAATCCAGAGTTTCTGTGTGGGCGTCTGTCCCCCAAACTTTGCTTTAGCCATCACAGGCTGCCCTGGAACTCCAAAGGAGGCTCCGAGGGGAGACCATTCACCTTAGAAGAGGCAAGGCCTGTCTGCGTGGCGTGGCTGAGTGCTTGGCGCGCTGTGGCGAGAAAAGAAAGTGCCAGAGTACCAGGAAAGCAGGGCCGTGGCCTGATCGCTGCAGGGTGTGCCGAGAGCCCAGCGGGGCCGGGGCCTTTGCACAGGGAGGAACGAGCGGGAAATGAGCCCCCTCTGCTCTTGCCTCACAGGGGACCCTGGAGATCCTGTACCCGGATTCCCACCTCTCCGCCGACGACTTCAACATCTACGGGCACGGTGGCCGCCACTTCTGGCTCGCCAGCTCCTGCTTCTTCTTCCTGGTGAGTCTGGCCGAGGTGAGGGTGGGCGTCCCGAGGGGCGGAGGGAGACCCCTTCCCATCTACCGCctgctctttctttccctttgctcACAGAAATCCTGAGGCTGAGCTAAGGCAAACATTCTTGGCCCTATTTTCTAGGTGAGGGAAACCGAGGCTCACAGAAATCTAGTAACTTAGCACTTGTCCCACGGCCAGTCGGTGCTGGGGCCGGCTCTTTCTGCTCCAGGACTTCCACGTTTAACTCCCGCTGCGCTTGTGTCCCTAGGTTTACTCTCTGGTGGTCATTCTCCCCAAGACGCCGCTGAAAGATCGGATCTCGCTGCCATGTGAGCAGGCAGGAGTGTgttagggaagggaagggggggcACTGGGGCAAGGGCCTGTGGGAGGTTGGGCGCCAGGGTGTGGAGGCGTCATTGGCTCACCTCCTTGGGGGGTCACACCTGGGTGGGACTCGGAGGTCATCGTCCAGGGCCCGCGTAGGGATGGAGAAGCCGCAGCCCGGGAGCTCCCTTCGCTTTCCCGGGTCCCCGGGGAGCCGGCCCTGCTGTGATGGCCTCAGGAAGCAGCACTCCTGGAGGGGGTTAAGGCTCTCCCCCTCAGCCTGTGGCTGGTGGCTGGTGGGCAGGGCACACTTTTACTCTCTCTGTGCTCCCTCCCTGCAGCCCGGAGGAGCTTCTATGTTTATGCTGGGATCTTGGCCCTGCTGAACCTGGTCCAAGGCCTGGGCAGTGCCCTGCTCTGCGTGGACATCATCGAGGGCCTCTGGTAGGAGGCGGGGGGTGATGGAGGGTGGGGAGAGTGCCGTGGGAACAGCCATCTGGAGAGCCCAAGAGGGGATGGGGGGCGGCTGAGGTCAGGAGCCTCACTCCTGACCCCCCCAATCTCTCACCTTCCAGCTGTGTGGACATGACCACCTTCCTCTACTTCAGCTTCTTTGCCCCCCTCATCTACGTGGCCTTCCTCAAGGGCTTCTTTGGGTGAGTGATCCTGCCCCCCAAAACCcctggagagagggggagggtCTTCACCCAGAAGCTCCCCTAGTCCCAGAGCACAGCGGGAGGGGCTTTATCCAGGTGTGTGGCTGCCACCCTGTGGTCACATGTGGGAAAAGCAGTGTCTTCGTCCTGAAAGAGAcaagagtgtgtgtgagtgtgcagggtgtgcaggtgtgtgtgtgtgtgtgtgtgtgtgtgtgtgcagggtgtgcaggtgtgtgtgtgtgcagggtgtgcaggtatgtgtgtgtgtgcaggtgtgtgcaggtgtgtgtgtgagagtgtgcaggtgtgtgtgtgtgtgtgtgtgtgcagggtgtgcaggtgtgtgtgtgtgcagggtgtgcaggtatgtgtgtgtgtgcaggtgtgtgcaggtgtgtgtgtgagagtgtgcaggtgtgtgcaggtgtgtgtgtgagagtgtgcaggtgtgtgtgagggtgtgcaggtgtgtgtgtgtgcaggtgtgtgtgtgtatgtgtgtgggagtTTGCaggtgggagtgtgtgtgtgtgtgtgcagggtgtgcaggtgtgtgtgtgtgtgcaggtgtgtgtgtgtgcaggtgtgTACGTGTGCAgggtgtgcaggtgtgtgtgtgtgcaggtgtgtgagtgtgcaggtgtgtgtgtgagtgtgtaggTGTGTGagtgtgcaggtgtgtgtgtgtgtgtgtatgtgtgcagggtgtgcaggtgtgtgtgtgtgggtgtgcaggtgtgtgtgcagggtgtgcaggtgtgtgtgtatttgtgtgtgtgtgcaggtgtgtgtgtgagagtgtgcaggtgtgtgtgtgagagtgtgcaggtgtgtgtgtgtgcagggtgtgcaggtgtgtgtgtgtgcaggtgtgtgtatgtgtgtgtgtgagtgtgcaggtgtgtgtgtgtgtgcaggtgtgtgtgtgtgcaggtgtgTACGTGTGCAGGGTGtgcaggtatgtgtgtgtgtgcaggtgtgtgcaggtgtgtgtgtgagagtgtgcaggtgtgtgtgtgtgtgtgtgtgtgtgtgcagggtgtgcaggtgtgtgtgtgtgcagggtgtgcaggtatgtgtgtgtgtgcaggtgtgtgcaggtgtgtgtgtgagagtgtgcaggtgtgtgcaggtgtgtgtgtgagagtgtgcaggtgtgtgtgagggtgtgcaggtgtgtgtgtgtgcaggtgtgtgtgtgtatgtgtgtgggagtTTGCaggtgggagtgtgtgtgtgtgtgtgcagggtgtgcaggtgtgtgtgtgtgtgcaggtgtgtgtgtgtgcaggtgtgTACGTGTGCAgggtgtgcaggtgtgtgtgtgtgcaggtgtgtgagtgtgcaggtgtgtgtgtgagtgtgtaggTGTGTGagtgtgcaggtgtgtgtgtgtgtatgtgtgcagggtgtgcaggtgtgtgtgtgtgggtgtgcaggtgtgtgtgcagggtgtgcaggtgtgtgtgtatttgtgtgtgtgtgcaggtgtgtgtgtgagagtgtgcaggtgtgtgtgtgagagtgtgcaggtgtgtgtgtgtgcagggtgtgcaggtgtgtgtgtgtgcaggtgtgtgtatgtgtgtgtgtgagtgtgcaggtgtgtgtgtgtaggtgtgtgtgtgagtgtgcaggtgtgtgtgtgagtgtgcaggGTGTGcaggtgtgtatgtgtgcagggtgtgcaggtgtgtgtgagtgtgcaggtgtgtgtgtgagtgtgcaggGTGTGcaggtgtgtatgtgtgcagggtgtgcaggtgtgtgtgagtgtgcaggtgtgtgtgtgagtgtgtaggTGTGTGAGTGttcaggtgtgtgtgtatgtgtgcagggtatgcaggtgtgtgtgtgtgtgtgtgtgtgtgtgcagggtgtgcaggtgtgtgtgtgtgtgtgcagggtgtgcatgtgtgtgtgtgcagggtgtgcaggtgtgtgtgtgtgtgcaggtgtgtgtgtatttgtgagggtgtgcaggtgtgtgtgagtgtgcaggtgtgtgtgtgtgagagtgtgcagggtgtgcaggtgtgtgtgtatttgggagggtgtgcaggtgtgtgtgcagggtgtgcaggtgtgtgtgtgtgcaggtgtgtgtgtatttgtgagggtgtgcaggtgtgtgtgagtgtgcaggtgtgtgtgtgtgtaggtgtgtgtgtgagtgtgcaggtgtgtgtgtgactgtgcaGGGTGTGcaggtgtgtatgtgtgcaggtgtgtgtgtgtgcagggtgtgcaggtgtgtgtgtgtgcaggtgtgtgtgagtgtgcagatgtgtgtgtgagtgtgtaggTGTGTGagtgtgcaggtgtgtgtgtatgtgtgcagggtatgcaggtgtgtgtgtgtgtgtgtgtgtgcagggtgtgcaggtgtgtgtgtgtgtgtgtgtgtgcagggtgtgcaggtgtgtgtgtgtgcaggtgtgtgtgtgtgcaggtgtg
This sequence is a window from Sminthopsis crassicaudata isolate SCR6 chromosome 1, ASM4859323v1, whole genome shotgun sequence. Protein-coding genes within it:
- the TPRA1 gene encoding transmembrane protein adipocyte-associated 1 isoform X1; protein product: MADWDTSNTTLAPSPLPNITSPHQCLLLLYEDIGTSRVRYWDLVLLIPNVLFFTFLLWKLPSARAKIRITSSPIFTTFYILVFVVALVGIARAVVSMTVSTSDAATVADKILWEITRFFLLAIELSVIILGLAFGHLESKSSIKRVLAITTVLSLAYSATQGTLEILYPDSHLSADDFNIYGHGGRHFWLASSCFFFLVYSLVVILPKTPLKDRISLPSRRSFYVYAGILALLNLVQGLGSALLCVDIIEGLCCVDMTTFLYFSFFAPLIYVAFLKGFFGAEPKILFSYKCQVDEAEEPDVHLPHPYAVARREGLDVPVGSYSNTQIDTAAYLDDVASMPCHVGSINSTDSERWKAINA
- the TPRA1 gene encoding transmembrane protein adipocyte-associated 1 isoform X2; this translates as MADWDTSNTTLAPSPLPNITSPHQCLLLLYEDIGTSRVRYWDLVLLIPNVLFFTFLLWKLPSARAKIRITSSPIFTTFYILVFVVALVGIARAVVSMTVSTSDAATVADKILWEITRFFLLAIELSVIILGLAFGHLESKSSIKRVLAITTVLSLAYSATQGTLEILYPDSHLSADDFNIYGHGGRHFWLASSCFFFLVYSLVVILPKTPLKDRISLPSRRSFYVYAGILALLNLVQGLGSALLCVDIIEGLCCVDMTTFLYFSFFAPLIYVAFLKGFFGAEPKILFSYSNTQIDTAAYLDDVASMPCHVGSINSTDSERWKAINA